A region from the Salicibibacter cibarius genome encodes:
- a CDS encoding quaternary amine ABC transporter ATP-binding protein, protein MSTKIKVEHLTKIFGQDPEKALDLVEKGDSKDAILEQTGHTVGVYDVSFDVSESEFFVIMGLSGSGKSTLIRCLNMLNRPTAGKVIVNGEDIVPYSKKTLSEFRQNNMAMVFQHFGLFSHRSILTNVAYGLEVKGISQEEREETAKQVLKTVGLEGWEQKRPGELSGGMQQRVGLARALATDPDILLMDEPFSALDPLIRREMQLELLDIQAKLKKTIIFITHDVNEAFQLGDRVAVMKDGVMEQIGTPEEVLETPKSDYIKEFVKDIDKTKVLQAQNVMLKPSAIVPVGGGPKLAIEEMRNHGISSVFVIGENKKLEGLVTIDDAMKANKENQSLKNIVKSDYPTTDPETYIEKLIPIATEAKYPIAVVDNDERLVGYISRVSVLASLV, encoded by the coding sequence ATGTCCACAAAGATCAAAGTTGAGCATTTAACCAAAATCTTTGGTCAAGACCCTGAGAAGGCTCTTGACCTAGTGGAAAAAGGAGACTCCAAGGACGCCATATTGGAACAAACGGGACATACCGTCGGTGTATACGACGTCTCCTTTGACGTGTCCGAAAGTGAATTTTTCGTTATTATGGGTTTGTCTGGAAGTGGAAAATCGACCTTGATCCGCTGTTTAAATATGTTGAATCGACCGACCGCGGGAAAAGTGATTGTGAACGGGGAAGATATTGTTCCCTACTCGAAAAAAACATTAAGTGAATTTAGGCAAAACAATATGGCTATGGTCTTTCAACACTTTGGCTTGTTTAGCCATCGATCGATTTTAACGAATGTCGCTTATGGTCTGGAAGTCAAAGGGATCAGTCAAGAAGAAAGAGAAGAAACGGCTAAGCAAGTTTTAAAAACCGTCGGGCTTGAAGGTTGGGAACAAAAAAGACCCGGCGAGCTAAGTGGTGGCATGCAACAAAGGGTTGGCTTGGCAAGGGCTTTAGCTACTGATCCGGATATTCTGCTGATGGACGAACCATTCAGTGCATTGGACCCATTGATTCGACGAGAGATGCAATTGGAATTACTGGACATTCAAGCCAAACTGAAAAAAACAATTATTTTTATTACGCACGATGTGAACGAAGCTTTTCAACTCGGTGACAGGGTTGCCGTTATGAAAGATGGCGTTATGGAGCAAATCGGCACACCGGAAGAAGTTTTGGAAACCCCGAAAAGCGACTATATTAAAGAATTTGTGAAAGACATTGATAAAACGAAAGTATTGCAGGCGCAAAATGTCATGTTAAAACCCTCCGCCATTGTCCCTGTTGGGGGAGGCCCTAAACTGGCGATTGAGGAAATGAGAAATCACGGGATTTCGAGCGTGTTTGTGATCGGTGAAAACAAAAAACTTGAAGGACTCGTCACCATCGACGATGCGATGAAAGCAAACAAGGAAAATCAATCACTGAAAAATATTGTAAAATCCGATTATCCTACGACCGACCCTGAAACGTATATTGAGAAACTAATTCCAATCGCCACGGAAGCTAAGTATCCAATTGCCGTGGTAGACAATGACGAGCGATT
- a CDS encoding HD domain-containing protein: MQKVVNFREMNEGTEEDFIYLEELEDGFNTGLPDRLLETVKALQHSFSGYRISRYEHSLQSATRAYRNGEDEDMIVGGLLHDIGDELAPHTHGEMVAAIVKPFLSKKVTWIIKMHPVFQQHYMSHLSEEDRNARDHFKDHPYYDDCVKFCRDYDQNCFDPDYEYLPIEFFEPMVRRVFSREPQFD; this comes from the coding sequence ATGCAAAAAGTAGTCAATTTTAGAGAGATGAATGAGGGAACTGAGGAAGATTTCATTTATTTAGAGGAGTTAGAAGATGGCTTTAATACAGGTCTTCCCGATCGGTTATTGGAAACAGTTAAAGCACTTCAACATAGCTTTAGTGGTTACAGAATCTCTCGTTATGAGCATTCTTTACAATCGGCGACAAGAGCTTATAGAAATGGCGAAGATGAGGATATGATTGTAGGCGGACTTTTACATGATATCGGTGACGAATTAGCGCCTCATACGCACGGAGAAATGGTAGCTGCCATCGTTAAACCTTTTCTATCCAAAAAAGTCACATGGATCATAAAAATGCATCCGGTATTTCAACAACACTACATGAGCCATCTATCTGAGGAAGACAGAAATGCTCGTGACCACTTTAAAGATCACCCTTATTATGATGATTGTGTGAAGTTTTGCAGGGATTACGATCAAAATTGTTTTGATCCGGATTATGAATATTTGCCGATTGAGTTTTTTGAACCTATGGTAAGAAGAGTCTTTTCACGCGAGCCTCAATTCGACTAG
- a CDS encoding ABC transporter permease, translating to MNTFPDIDFDLGQYIDDFVNWLTDNLGVVFDVLSDAIIWSFQLSSSFLLWLPWWVIIAVVFLLGWRLIRLWTGLIFAIFIFMIGAFGYWELMMDTVSIILASVIISLIVGIPIGIFMAYKDRFERFMKPILDAMQTMPTFVYLIPAMMLFGLGVVPGMFATIIYAIPPVIRLTNLAIRNVSKEMVEAADSFGSSTSQILLKVQLPQALPTIMTGINQTTMMALAMVVVASMVGAQGLGLEVLSALQQIDIATGFEAGISIVFLAIILDRLSQSVAEKYKYSD from the coding sequence ATGAATACGTTTCCAGACATTGATTTTGATCTTGGACAATATATAGATGATTTTGTCAACTGGCTTACCGACAACCTTGGCGTTGTTTTTGATGTGCTTTCAGATGCTATTATATGGAGCTTTCAGTTATCGTCTTCCTTCCTCTTGTGGTTGCCTTGGTGGGTGATCATCGCGGTTGTTTTTCTGCTGGGCTGGCGGTTGATTCGTTTGTGGACAGGTTTGATTTTTGCGATTTTCATTTTTATGATCGGTGCTTTCGGCTATTGGGAGCTCATGATGGATACAGTATCGATTATTTTGGCATCTGTCATCATTTCCCTTATCGTAGGTATCCCTATCGGTATTTTTATGGCCTATAAAGATCGATTCGAAAGGTTCATGAAACCGATTCTGGATGCCATGCAAACGATGCCTACTTTTGTTTATCTCATTCCGGCGATGATGCTTTTCGGATTGGGCGTTGTTCCGGGCATGTTTGCCACTATCATCTACGCGATTCCTCCTGTCATTCGTTTAACGAACTTGGCGATTCGCAACGTTTCAAAAGAAATGGTGGAAGCTGCTGACTCTTTCGGTTCATCCACTTCACAGATACTGTTAAAAGTCCAATTGCCTCAAGCTTTACCGACCATTATGACCGGGATTAACCAAACGACGATGATGGCGCTCGCGATGGTCGTCGTTGCTTCCATGGTTGGTGCACAAGGCTTGGGACTGGAAGTCCTCTCTGCATTGCAACAAATTGATATCGCTACAGGGTTTGAAGCCGGGATCAGCATCGTTTTTCTGGCCATTATTCTGGATCGCTTATCTCAAAGCGTGGCTGAAAAGTACAAATACAGTGATTGA
- a CDS encoding Rieske (2Fe-2S) protein, producing MKEVVCKKEELSPGNIMSTNLGPIPIVLCRTPDGEFYAFTDKCVHQGAAMSEGVVCGAPAPTDTPGEYHYVKEGEILRCPWHGIEYDIKNEGRMLVDPNRKLGNFNVSFEGDDVIVSTRK from the coding sequence ATGAAAGAAGTGGTGTGCAAGAAAGAAGAATTATCCCCCGGAAATATCATGAGTACTAATTTAGGTCCGATACCGATCGTTTTGTGCCGTACACCTGACGGTGAATTTTATGCCTTTACAGATAAATGTGTCCATCAAGGGGCTGCCATGTCGGAAGGCGTGGTATGTGGGGCTCCTGCTCCTACGGATACGCCCGGAGAATACCATTATGTGAAAGAAGGCGAGATTCTTCGCTGTCCTTGGCATGGAATCGAATATGACATCAAAAACGAAGGACGCATGCTTGTCGATCCCAATCGCAAGCTAGGGAATTTCAACGTATCATTCGAAGGGGACGATGTTATCGTTTCTACCAGGAAATAA
- a CDS encoding GntR family transcriptional regulator, whose protein sequence is MNNLKKTSLKHQIAGEIRKAIFMGQLSPGEKVTETKISEDLEVSRGPIREAMQLLVMEGLLISTAYKETKVSHITTEEVTELLVPMRVNIETFALKNTLPLWEQKDFDKFERIVEQMRRAAIFNDHLLFSDLDMQFHELIISSSNMSNVESLWDGIFNRIRLLFSYQKEQSLDLQKHTEDHRFVLDAFKTRDVDEAIQSLKKHIIETNTPVNMTNSHFRKH, encoded by the coding sequence ATGAATAACCTAAAAAAAACTTCGTTAAAACATCAAATTGCCGGGGAAATCAGAAAGGCCATTTTTATGGGCCAGCTTAGCCCTGGCGAAAAAGTGACAGAAACAAAAATTTCCGAGGATTTGGAAGTGAGTAGAGGTCCCATACGTGAAGCTATGCAACTATTAGTTATGGAAGGGTTACTGATTTCTACAGCATATAAAGAAACCAAAGTAAGTCATATTACAACGGAAGAAGTTACAGAGTTGTTAGTTCCTATGAGGGTTAATATTGAAACATTTGCTTTAAAAAACACTTTGCCACTTTGGGAGCAGAAAGATTTTGATAAATTCGAGCGTATCGTAGAGCAAATGAGACGTGCCGCCATATTTAATGATCATCTCCTTTTTAGCGACTTGGATATGCAATTTCACGAATTGATCATCTCTTCCTCTAACATGAGTAATGTTGAATCTTTATGGGATGGGATATTTAACCGGATTCGTCTGCTTTTTTCATATCAAAAAGAACAGTCTTTAGATTTACAAAAACATACGGAAGACCACCGTTTTGTATTGGATGCTTTCAAAACGAGAGATGTGGATGAGGCTATCCAAAGTTTAAAAAAGCACATTATCGAAACAAACACACCGGTGAATATGACGAACTCTCATTTTAGAAAGCACTGA
- a CDS encoding NAD(P)/FAD-dependent oxidoreductase, translating to MLPKEDIYDVIIIGGGPAGLFSAFYAGMRQLNVKVIESMPQLGGQLSALYPEKYIYDVAGFPEITGQGLVDHLKTQAFQFDPAIILNETLQTIEKDEEGIFTLQTEENVHYSKTILITAGVGAFQPRKLKLDNAQWYEDKNLHYFIDDLNHFEGKEVFVCGGGDSAVDWALMLEPIAKSVKLCHRRSKFRAHEHSVEKLQQSSINVLTPFTPEEIIGDEQTVNKIVVQETNGDRKEGYDIDDLIVNYGFISSLGPIKDWGLDIEKNSIVVNSKMETNIEGIFAAGDITTYEGKIKLIATGFGEAPTGISNVKAYLDPESRLQPQHSTHLFPKMGQV from the coding sequence TTGTTGCCTAAAGAGGATATTTATGATGTAATCATTATCGGAGGCGGTCCGGCAGGATTATTTTCTGCCTTTTATGCCGGGATGCGTCAATTAAATGTGAAGGTAATCGAAAGCATGCCCCAGCTCGGAGGGCAGCTTTCTGCATTGTATCCCGAAAAATATATTTATGATGTGGCAGGTTTTCCGGAGATAACTGGACAAGGGCTTGTTGATCATTTAAAAACGCAGGCTTTTCAGTTTGATCCAGCTATAATATTAAATGAGACGTTACAAACGATAGAGAAGGATGAAGAAGGAATATTTACCCTTCAAACCGAGGAAAATGTTCATTATTCCAAAACGATTTTAATTACAGCTGGTGTCGGTGCGTTTCAACCACGTAAATTAAAATTAGACAATGCTCAATGGTACGAAGACAAAAATCTTCATTATTTTATCGATGACCTTAACCATTTTGAAGGAAAAGAAGTATTTGTTTGTGGCGGAGGAGACTCGGCTGTGGACTGGGCTTTAATGCTTGAACCCATTGCCAAAAGCGTAAAACTATGTCATAGGCGGAGCAAATTTCGAGCCCATGAGCACAGCGTGGAAAAACTCCAACAATCAAGCATCAATGTGTTAACCCCCTTTACACCTGAAGAAATTATAGGAGACGAACAGACAGTGAATAAGATTGTGGTTCAAGAAACGAATGGGGATAGAAAAGAGGGGTATGACATTGACGACCTGATTGTTAATTACGGGTTTATATCTTCCCTGGGGCCTATTAAAGATTGGGGTTTGGATATTGAGAAAAACTCGATTGTCGTCAATTCTAAAATGGAAACGAATATCGAAGGCATTTTTGCGGCAGGAGATATAACAACGTATGAGGGAAAAATAAAGCTCATTGCCACCGGATTTGGAGAAGCACCTACAGGCATAAGTAATGTGAAAGCATACCTTGATCCGGAGAGCCGCCTGCAACCACAACACAGTACACATTTGTTCCCGAAAATGGGTCAAGTTTAG
- a CDS encoding amidohydrolase family protein: MAESKKKRPIIDMDIHERVTYDELLPYLDNPWQRYIKDTNWVQEKHLPYPILGAAGLDRADAKVPDGRPAGNDLSFMQQQLLDDVGHEAGILTGAGDPSPSSMNGWYEMAVALATAYNDWQIENWLEKDDRLYGSVHIAAQDPASAVREIERVGSHPKMVQVLLPIDDRPWGDPYYHPIFEAAERHNLMIGMHHQEPPNYYGKFPRYFVEWHSVMPNTHMIQISSMIFNGVFEKYPNLKLAMIEAGFTYIPAFMKKMDQQYKVLRHEVPWVKRMPSDTVKDHVRVTTQPVDELTKDEFLKFIELMDSDEIVCFSTDYPHWDYDSPFRALPPLGEELEQKIFAENARNLYPKLPTKVGKVTQ; encoded by the coding sequence ATGGCTGAAAGCAAGAAAAAACGTCCAATTATTGACATGGATATTCACGAAAGGGTTACTTACGATGAACTGCTTCCCTATTTGGATAATCCTTGGCAAAGATATATAAAAGATACGAATTGGGTGCAGGAAAAACATCTTCCTTATCCTATATTAGGAGCAGCGGGCCTTGATCGGGCGGATGCTAAAGTTCCCGACGGTCGTCCGGCAGGAAACGATCTCTCATTTATGCAGCAACAATTACTCGATGATGTTGGCCATGAGGCGGGGATTTTAACAGGAGCGGGTGATCCGTCTCCATCATCGATGAATGGTTGGTATGAGATGGCTGTAGCTTTAGCTACTGCTTATAATGATTGGCAAATTGAAAATTGGCTGGAAAAAGATGACCGCTTATATGGATCTGTACACATTGCGGCTCAGGATCCTGCATCTGCGGTCAGAGAGATTGAACGGGTTGGCTCTCATCCGAAAATGGTGCAAGTGCTGTTGCCGATTGATGATCGCCCGTGGGGAGATCCGTATTACCACCCGATTTTTGAGGCAGCTGAACGCCATAATTTGATGATCGGTATGCATCATCAAGAACCGCCGAATTATTACGGCAAATTTCCGCGTTACTTTGTTGAATGGCATTCCGTCATGCCGAATACGCATATGATTCAGATTAGCAGCATGATCTTTAACGGCGTTTTTGAAAAATACCCGAATCTGAAGTTGGCGATGATTGAAGCCGGTTTCACATATATCCCTGCGTTTATGAAAAAAATGGATCAACAATACAAAGTACTTCGTCATGAGGTCCCTTGGGTCAAGCGGATGCCAAGTGATACCGTTAAGGATCATGTTCGCGTTACGACTCAGCCTGTCGATGAGCTAACAAAGGACGAATTTCTAAAGTTTATTGAACTTATGGATTCTGACGAAATCGTTTGTTTTTCCACGGATTATCCCCATTGGGATTATGATTCCCCGTTCCGGGCACTCCCCCCCCTCGGAGAAGAGCTGGAACAAAAGATTTTTGCAGAAAATGCCAGAAATTTATATCCAAAGTTACCAACAAAGGTGGGGAAAGTTACACAATGA
- a CDS encoding ABC transporter substrate-binding protein, with product MKNGFRKKRNKLWCTGGLLSVAAFSLAACGGAEEDNETIVFAEPEWESIWFHNSVAQIIAEEGYGYATETQTGSSPATLQGLRDGDIDVYLETWIENMQEPYQEGMDAGEIVELSTNFDDNEQGLYVPTFVIEGDEEEGIEPMAPDLESVGDLEEYWEVFEDPDEDGIGRIYGSPPGYEAETIVDDMYEEAGLNENYNLFSPGSEAALNTSLLTAYEDGEPWIGYNWEPTWIIGLLDMTLLEEEDPDDPFFPSQPVTVTANTEFAENDEEFVAFLEQYETSSDITGEALHYMEENDADEWEAAEWFLEEYEDLWTEWVPEDVAEDVLASL from the coding sequence ATGAAGAATGGATTTCGAAAAAAAAGAAATAAATTATGGTGCACAGGTGGTCTGCTTTCCGTTGCAGCCTTTAGCTTAGCGGCTTGTGGTGGAGCGGAAGAAGACAACGAAACGATCGTCTTTGCCGAACCTGAATGGGAAAGCATATGGTTTCATAATTCTGTTGCGCAAATCATTGCTGAAGAAGGATACGGGTATGCTACGGAGACGCAGACAGGGAGCTCTCCGGCTACATTGCAAGGGTTGAGAGACGGAGATATCGATGTTTATTTGGAAACATGGATCGAGAATATGCAAGAGCCGTATCAAGAAGGGATGGATGCAGGCGAAATTGTTGAGCTTTCCACGAACTTTGATGATAATGAACAAGGGTTGTATGTTCCAACATTTGTCATTGAAGGAGACGAAGAGGAAGGTATAGAACCGATGGCGCCTGATCTGGAATCTGTAGGGGACTTGGAAGAATACTGGGAAGTGTTCGAGGACCCGGATGAAGATGGAATTGGGCGAATATATGGTTCTCCCCCCGGATACGAAGCGGAAACGATTGTAGATGATATGTATGAAGAGGCCGGATTGAATGAGAACTATAATTTGTTCAGCCCGGGATCGGAGGCTGCCCTTAACACTTCTTTGTTAACTGCATATGAAGATGGAGAGCCGTGGATCGGTTATAATTGGGAGCCTACTTGGATTATCGGTTTGCTTGATATGACATTATTAGAAGAAGAAGACCCTGACGATCCGTTTTTCCCATCCCAGCCCGTAACCGTGACAGCCAACACAGAGTTTGCAGAAAATGATGAGGAATTTGTTGCGTTTCTGGAACAATATGAGACGAGCAGTGACATTACCGGAGAAGCACTTCACTATATGGAAGAAAATGATGCGGATGAATGGGAAGCTGCCGAATGGTTCTTAGAGGAGTACGAAGATCTTTGGACCGAATGGGTGCCCGAAGATGTAGCTGAAGATGTACTGGCGTCTTTATAA